In bacterium, one genomic interval encodes:
- a CDS encoding DUF4177 domain-containing protein, which translates to MKEYKHLSLMKNILDSMNDAARDGWRVIAYSASNVFGSTIKYDIIFERDEDRLEDKGVTVEYKILTTTGNIIEHIKNNALKGFKLVSFSNLTVLGASLKYDLIFERTIKVL; encoded by the coding sequence ATGAAGGAATATAAACATTTATCTTTAATGAAAAATATCCTGGATAGCATGAATGATGCTGCAAGAGACGGATGGAGAGTCATTGCTTATTCAGCAAGTAATGTTTTTGGTTCAACAATTAAGTATGATATTATATTTGAAAGAGATGAAGATAGATTGGAGGATAAAGGTGTTACAGTAGAATATAAAATTTTAACTACAACAGGTAACATAATAGAACACATTAAAAATAACGCTTTGAAGGGCTTTAAATTAGTTTCATTTTCCAATCTAACTGTTTTAGGCGCAAGCCTAAAGTACGACTTGATTTTCGAAAGAACCATTAAAGTTCTTTGA